A single window of Watersipora subatra chromosome 9, tzWatSuba1.1, whole genome shotgun sequence DNA harbors:
- the LOC137403597 gene encoding uncharacterized protein has product MCFAYIFYYPRQNLTTCSSSPRLYNDPTDPVYAELSVNASTENTIFAIDQVSDWTKDTVAVLQNGFDKTPHFSFCYRENYIPYEGMHSLINRDGYPEMERKEQRKCYSKEGEADANSAGSIQAAFYSLSLIFVVTFY; this is encoded by the exons ATGTGCTTTGCTTACATCTTCTACTACCCAAGGCAGAATTTAACAACATGTTCATCATCTCCTCGCCTGTATAATGATCCAACTGATCCTGTTTATGCTGAACTCTCTGTAAATGCTTCAAC CGAAAACACCATATTTGCTATCGATCAAGTCTCTGATTGGACTAAAGACACTGTGGCTGTCCTTCAGAATGGCTTCGACAAAACGCCACACTTTTCATTCTGCTACCGGGAAAATTACATACCTTATGAG GGAATGCACAGCTTAATAAACAGAGATGGCTACCCTGAGATGGAGAGAAAAGAGCAACGCAAATGCTACAGTAAAGAAGGAGAAGCTGACGCAAATTCAGCTGGTTCCATACAAGCTGCTTTCTATTCACTTTCCCTAATCTTTGTTGTCACATTTTATTAA
- the LOC137403676 gene encoding endoplasmic reticulum mannosyl-oligosaccharide 1,2-alpha-mannosidase-like, which yields MSVSINIRNDNYYPFKIVPPPRQSLTRKWQRLTRLQKSIVYVISTGVILLLLYKTTNHDVHPSPTPHPRIVSKNKHGQLDKKLVDDTAKEDITNKVLDSHELEINEKDPNDAHELDSNRDNIVDDPPNEVVNSIEDDDGHDDAGSDGRGQFEGPTNERQNAVVSAVKHSWSAYKQYSWGKDQLKPISKTSHTWFDLGLTIIDSLDTLYIMGLTEEFNEAKDWVEHSLSFDKGDVNLFETTIRVLGGLLSTYHLSGDELFLDKARILGDRLMPAFTTSSGVPFSDVNLKAGTSHAPRWGPDSSTSEVTTIQLEFNDLSYITGEDKYKEAVSKVRRIVHDQQKKDGLIPIFINAQTGKLRDTATISVGARGDSYYEYLLKEWIQTGKRHDSLEQDYIEAISGISRHLLKKSQPNGLPFIGELLSGRKFSPKMDHLVAFIAGTLALGAHHGMPSEHMQLGKDLLVTFYQMYAQMPSGLSPEIAYFSLAENSKEDIIVKRADAHNLLRPETVESLYYLYWLTGDKKYQDWGWKIFQAFEKHAKISNGYCSLSNVKVADPTCRDDMESFWLGETLKYFYLLFAEKNLLPFDKWVLNTEAHPLPIHKH from the exons AAATGGCAAAGATTGACTCGTCTGCAGAAAAGTATAGTTTATGTAATTTCTACTGGGGTGATTTTATTACTTCTATATAAGACTACTAATCACGATGTCCATCCAAGCCCCACACCACACCCACGTATTGTGTCTAAAAACAAGCATGGTCAATTGGATAAAAAGTTAGTAGATGATACAGCCAAGGAAGAT ATAACAAATAAAGTCTTGGACTCTCATGAGTTGGAGATTAATGAAAAG GATCCTAATGATGCCCATGAGTTAGATAGCAACAGAGATAATATAGTGGATGACCCTCCGAATGAGGTCGTTAACAGTATTGAAGATGACGATGGCCATGATGATGCTGGCTCTGATGGTCGGGGTCAGTTTGAAG GTCCAACTAATGAGAGACAAAATGCTGTCGTCAGCGCTGTCAAGCACTCATGGTCAGCATACAAGCAATACTCATGGGGCAAGGACCAGCTCAAACCTATTAGCAAGACATCTCACACTTGGTTTGACCTTGGCCTCACCATCATTGACTCCCTCGACACTCTCTATATCATGGGACTCACCGAAG AATTCAATGAGGCTAAGGACTGGGTGGAGCACTCGCTGTCTTTCGATAAAGGAGATGTGAATCTATTTGAAACAACTATCAGAGTTCTTGGTGGTCTCCTCAGCACCTATCACCTCTCTGGCGACGAGCTTTTCCTTGACAAGGCT CGAATCCTTGGGGACAGGCTAATGCCAGCCTTTACAACCTCTTCCGGAGTTCCTTTCTCAGATGTTAATCTAAAGGCGGGCACATCACATGCGCCTCGATGGGGCCCAGATTCTTCTACAAGTGAGGTCACAACTATACAGCTGGAATTTAATGACCTCAGTTATATTACAGGGGAAGATAAATACAAA GAAGCTGTAAGCAAGGTACGACGCATCGTACATGATCAGCAGAAAAAGGATGGTCTTATCCCAATATTTATAAATGCGCAGACAGGCAAGTTGCGCGATACGGCCACCATATCAGTCGGGGCGCGTGGAGACAGTTACTATGAATACCTGCTTAAAGAGTGGATACAGACTGGCAAGCGACATGACTC GCTGGAGCAGGACTACATTGAGGCTATTAGTGGCATCAGCAGACACCTGCTCAAGAAGTCACAACCGAATGGTCTGCCCTTCATCGGAGAACTACTAAGTGGTCGAAAGTTCAGTCCTAAAATG GATCACTTGGTGGCATTCATAGCGGGTACTCTGGCACTGGGAGCCCACCATGGTATGCCCAGTGAACATATGCAGCTAGGCAAAGATTTACTAGTCACTTTCTACCAGATGTATGCCCAGATGCCATCCGGGCTCAGTCCCGAAATAGCCTATTTTTCATTGGCTGAAAATAGCAAAGAAGACATCATTGTTAAG AGAGCTGATGCACATAACCTTCTGAGGCCTGAGACTGTGGAATCTCTGTATTACTTGTACTGGTTAACCGGGGATAAGAAATATCAAGACTGGGGCTGGAAGATATTTCAAGCGTTTGAGAAGCATGCCAAGATTAGCAACGGCTATTGTAGCCTCAGTAATGTCAAGGTTGCTGATCCTACATGCAGG GATGACATGGAGAGCTTTTGGCTAGGGGAAACACTCAAATACTTCTACCTGCTGTTTGCAGAAAAGAATTTACTACCCTTTGATAAGTGGGTACTAAACACCGAGGCTCACCCGTTACCCATACACAAGCATTAA